Proteins encoded together in one Shewanella acanthi window:
- a CDS encoding sulfite exporter TauE/SafE family protein, which produces MPIELSLGLIADVTSIVTAIIGFGGGMLLIAVMPLFLPAAVIIPIHGFTQLASNASRMVFDLKNVNRQLLWPFLMGSLAGIAVFGMLLLNILSDYIPLAIGIYLLLNTWSSRFAQLISRYENFYLVGFLQTGLGLVVGATGPLGLSILNKQSEDHNEVIATSSMFMTITHLSKLAVFGVMGFALWDYVPVLLTMTLCSIAGSFVGNHLRNRVKRELIKPVIKILLTGLALNMIAGVWL; this is translated from the coding sequence GTGCCCATTGAGCTTTCATTAGGATTAATCGCCGATGTAACCTCGATTGTGACCGCCATCATTGGCTTTGGTGGCGGTATGTTATTGATAGCTGTGATGCCGCTGTTTCTCCCCGCCGCTGTCATTATTCCCATCCATGGATTTACCCAGCTTGCCAGTAACGCCTCGCGGATGGTGTTTGACCTAAAGAATGTGAATCGCCAGCTGTTATGGCCGTTTTTAATGGGCTCGCTTGCTGGGATTGCGGTATTTGGAATGCTCTTGCTCAATATCCTCAGCGACTATATTCCGCTGGCGATTGGGATTTATCTTTTGCTCAATACTTGGAGTTCTCGGTTTGCTCAGCTTATTAGCCGCTACGAGAACTTCTATCTGGTGGGCTTTTTACAAACGGGATTGGGGCTGGTGGTCGGGGCGACTGGGCCCTTAGGCCTAAGTATTTTGAATAAGCAGTCCGAGGATCATAACGAGGTCATTGCCACTAGTTCAATGTTTATGACCATTACCCATCTTTCAAAGTTAGCGGTATTTGGGGTGATGGGTTTTGCCCTCTGGGATTATGTGCCCGTACTACTGACCATGACTCTCTGTTCTATCGCGGGGTCCTTTGTTGGGAATCATTTGCGCAATAGGGTTAAACGGGAGCTGATAAAGCCGGTCATCAAAATCCTGTTAACGGGGTTGGCGTTGAATATGATCGCGGGTGTCTGGTTATAA
- a CDS encoding 1,4-dihydroxy-2-naphthoyl-CoA synthase: MTKTVSDIFDPTLWDEVSGFKFDDITYHRAKDHGTVRIAINRPDCLNAFRPKTVDELYVALDHARQWSDVGCVLLTGNGPSAKGQHSFCSGGDQRIRGKDGYKYEGAEEGKADLARMGRLHILEVQRLIRFMPKVVIAVVPGWAVGGGHSLHVVCDLTLASKEHAVFKQTDPDVASFDSGYGSAYLAKMVGQKRAREIFFCGFNYSADEAFAMGMVNKSVPHVELEIEALRWAKEINSKSPTAMRMLKYGFNMTDDGMVGQQLFAGEATRLAYASAEAQEGRDAFLEKRDQDFSSFPWHY, encoded by the coding sequence ATGACCAAAACAGTATCAGATATTTTTGATCCCACCCTATGGGATGAAGTCAGTGGCTTTAAGTTTGACGATATTACCTATCATAGAGCCAAGGATCACGGCACAGTTCGGATTGCCATCAATCGCCCAGATTGCCTGAATGCCTTTCGTCCAAAGACAGTCGATGAACTTTACGTTGCCCTCGACCACGCCCGCCAATGGTCAGATGTCGGCTGCGTATTACTCACGGGTAACGGCCCATCGGCTAAGGGACAACACTCTTTCTGCTCCGGTGGCGATCAGCGCATTCGCGGTAAAGATGGTTATAAGTATGAAGGCGCAGAGGAAGGCAAAGCCGATTTAGCCAGAATGGGTCGCCTGCATATTTTAGAAGTGCAGCGTCTCATCCGCTTTATGCCAAAGGTCGTGATTGCGGTGGTACCAGGTTGGGCGGTTGGCGGCGGACACAGCCTGCACGTTGTATGCGACCTAACGCTTGCCTCGAAAGAACACGCAGTATTTAAGCAAACCGACCCCGATGTCGCGAGCTTCGACTCAGGTTACGGCAGCGCCTATTTAGCGAAAATGGTCGGTCAAAAACGCGCTCGTGAAATCTTCTTCTGCGGCTTTAACTACAGCGCAGATGAAGCCTTTGCCATGGGCATGGTAAATAAATCCGTACCCCACGTAGAATTGGAAATCGAAGCCTTACGCTGGGCGAAAGAGATTAACTCTAAATCGCCAACTGCGATGCGTATGCTGAAGTACGGCTTCAACATGACCGACGATGGTATGGTTGGCCAACAGTTGTTTGCTGGTGAAGCGACACGTTTAGCCTATGCCAGCGCCGAAGCGCAGGAAGGTCGTGATGCCTTCCTCGAGAAGCGTGACCAAGACTTCTCTTCTTTCCCTTGGCACTACTAA
- the ccoG gene encoding cytochrome c oxidase accessory protein CcoG, whose amino-acid sequence MNVESKNKDYSKATRIKIHQPDASKADRFNPRNRIYVRAVDGLWSSLRRRMGWVAMLFFLLLPWIPWGERQAVWFNLSEQKFHVFGLTIWPQDLTLLAALFMIAAFALFFVTTYLGRVWCGYTCPQTVWTFMFIWFEEKLEGARNKRIKLDQMPWSFDKVWRKTAKHTAWLLLSLLTAMTFVSYFVPSHEVYIDVFTLNASGAVYFWVIFFTFATYGNAGWMREIMCIHMCPYARFQSAMFDKNTYIVGYDAKRGETRGPRSRKADPKESGLGDCIDCDLCVQVCPTGIDIRNGLQYECINCGACIDACDQTMERMGYPLGLISYTTENKLEGIKQKVLRPKLVGYGVVLVAMILIFIYASATIAPLRMDIIRDRNQLYRENNQGLIENTFTLKILNKTEQAHEYKMSVEGLTNYKWYGPSSITIAGGEVLTLPISVGVDPVELSRSVTNIEIKVQTNIDGELIEVEQETRFFSP is encoded by the coding sequence ATGAACGTAGAATCAAAAAACAAGGACTATTCGAAAGCCACTCGAATTAAGATTCACCAGCCGGATGCGAGTAAAGCGGACCGCTTTAATCCACGAAATCGGATTTATGTCCGAGCCGTTGATGGATTATGGAGCAGTTTACGCCGTCGCATGGGTTGGGTTGCCATGCTTTTCTTCCTGTTACTGCCTTGGATCCCTTGGGGGGAACGTCAAGCCGTTTGGTTCAATCTAAGTGAACAGAAGTTCCACGTTTTCGGCTTAACCATTTGGCCTCAAGATCTTACCTTACTTGCAGCCCTCTTTATGATAGCTGCTTTTGCCTTATTTTTCGTGACAACCTATTTAGGTCGAGTTTGGTGTGGTTACACCTGTCCGCAAACCGTTTGGACTTTCATGTTCATTTGGTTTGAAGAAAAGCTCGAAGGGGCACGTAATAAACGTATTAAGCTTGACCAAATGCCCTGGAGCTTCGACAAGGTTTGGCGTAAAACCGCGAAGCACACCGCATGGTTGTTATTGTCCTTATTAACGGCCATGACCTTTGTATCTTATTTCGTACCTAGTCATGAAGTCTATATCGATGTCTTTACCTTAAACGCATCCGGTGCAGTTTATTTCTGGGTAATCTTCTTTACCTTTGCCACCTATGGTAATGCAGGTTGGATGCGTGAAATCATGTGTATTCACATGTGCCCGTACGCGCGTTTCCAATCCGCAATGTTCGACAAAAACACTTATATCGTTGGTTACGATGCTAAACGGGGTGAAACCCGCGGTCCACGTTCACGTAAAGCCGACCCTAAGGAAAGTGGTTTAGGTGACTGCATCGACTGTGACCTATGCGTGCAGGTGTGTCCTACTGGCATCGATATCCGTAATGGTTTGCAATATGAGTGTATTAATTGTGGTGCTTGTATCGATGCTTGCGATCAAACAATGGAACGTATGGGCTATCCACTTGGGCTTATCAGTTACACTACCGAGAACAAGCTTGAAGGCATCAAACAAAAGGTGTTGCGACCCAAGCTGGTAGGTTATGGCGTAGTGCTAGTGGCCATGATACTTATCTTTATCTACGCTAGCGCGACTATCGCCCCTTTACGTATGGATATTATCCGCGATCGCAATCAGCTCTACCGTGAAAATAACCAAGGCCTGATTGAGAACACCTTCACACTCAAGATCCTCAACAAGACCGAGCAGGCCCACGAATACAAAATGAGTGTCGAAGGTTTAACAAACTATAAGTGGTACGGCCCTTCCTCCATTACTATCGCGGGGGGAGAGGTGCTAACGTTACCTATTAGTGTGGGAGTCGATCCTGTCGAGCTCTCCCGCTCAGTGACTAATATAGAGATAAAGGTACAAACCAATATCGACGGTGAACTCATCGAAGTAGAGCAAGAAACTCGCTTCTTCAGCCCCTAA
- a CDS encoding alpha/beta hydrolase family protein, protein MKNKTMHKTLLALLLTTAITGCSDPELPLAKPLNAEASQMAQIPFLQQGEFAVVTHRDLVVPESQNQRELELSVFYPKQGQNHPLIFFSHGNWSSKDKYDNVINYWVSHGYVVIAPNHLDCCSQVTGIVNSLRYGNFGLIENRVKDFSYLIDHYSELEQLLPALKGKGDINHIALAGHSFGAFTAQQFGGAGTLNTDDKSYHFYSDPRVKAIVALSPPGPMFDEITAQSWQKLSTPTFNTTGTWDLDKYFFTDWQMHKMAFDSAQPSNNYVLVTQGADHYLGNLICRPEREAAPQKDALMMLNATSTAFLAAYLKQDEQAKTFLQNGRLKDLTAGFSTVEYR, encoded by the coding sequence ATGAAGAATAAAACTATGCATAAAACCCTGTTGGCCCTGCTGCTAACCACTGCCATAACCGGTTGCAGTGACCCCGAACTACCTTTAGCTAAGCCGCTTAATGCCGAAGCAAGCCAAATGGCGCAAATTCCATTTTTACAGCAGGGGGAATTTGCCGTGGTGACCCACCGCGACTTAGTCGTGCCCGAGAGTCAAAACCAACGCGAACTCGAGTTAAGTGTGTTCTACCCAAAACAAGGTCAAAACCACCCGCTCATCTTCTTCTCCCACGGTAATTGGTCGTCGAAGGATAAATACGACAATGTGATTAACTATTGGGTGAGTCACGGTTATGTGGTTATCGCGCCCAATCATTTAGATTGCTGCTCGCAGGTCACGGGCATAGTGAACAGCCTGCGTTACGGCAACTTCGGCCTGATTGAAAATCGAGTAAAAGACTTTAGCTATTTAATTGACCACTATTCCGAGTTAGAACAGCTTTTACCTGCGCTAAAAGGTAAGGGGGATATTAATCACATCGCCCTCGCAGGCCATTCCTTCGGTGCCTTTACCGCCCAGCAGTTCGGCGGCGCAGGCACGCTGAACACCGACGATAAGAGCTATCATTTCTATTCCGACCCTAGGGTGAAAGCCATTGTCGCCCTGTCGCCACCCGGCCCCATGTTCGACGAAATTACCGCCCAAAGCTGGCAAAAACTTTCCACCCCAACCTTTAACACCACAGGCACTTGGGATTTAGATAAGTACTTTTTTACCGATTGGCAGATGCACAAGATGGCGTTCGACAGCGCCCAGCCCAGTAACAACTATGTGTTAGTCACCCAAGGTGCCGACCATTATCTGGGAAATTTAATTTGCAGACCCGAGCGCGAAGCCGCGCCGCAAAAGGATGCGCTGATGATGCTCAATGCCACTTCAACCGCCTTTTTAGCTGCCTATTTAAAGCAGGACGAACAGGCTAAAACCTTCCTGCAAAACGGCCGCCTAAAGGATCTCACTGCGGGATTTTCTACGGTCGAATATCGTTAG
- a CDS encoding DUF2061 domain-containing protein: MTKTLTFAALHFSVAFSVTYALTGSVLVGGAVALIEPAINTVVFYFHDKVWKQYEAKKQQTPQPLTA, encoded by the coding sequence ATGACTAAAACATTAACTTTTGCAGCATTACACTTCAGCGTCGCTTTTAGTGTCACCTACGCCTTAACTGGCAGTGTATTAGTTGGGGGCGCGGTCGCCTTAATCGAACCCGCTATCAATACTGTCGTTTTCTATTTCCACGACAAAGTATGGAAACAATATGAAGCAAAGAAGCAGCAAACTCCGCAGCCTTTGACGGCTTAA
- a CDS encoding alpha/beta fold hydrolase, with protein MRLRSLILLPFIKLLLLLIVGYVLWVLIAYRDIPVGELEQRYGGDNLQRVMVDGVNLRYKVEGKGPVLVLLHSHYYTMRQWQPWVDELSDRFTLVRFDLTSHGLTGPDPSGDYSRERGTALLKGLLDHLNIHQASIVGSSTGAGIAYTFAAKYPERTQSLVLINAPGMPKTSNKYMDKTLPSWGSFIFYLLPQRLFNAFLKAPIIDDSLVTPESVTEFFDMYRREGNRSAEYARMRAYEKGDVSSLLAKITAPVLVMWGAKNPQLPLEHVEQFKQKLNKSKAVESIVYPDVGHVIPLEIPYQSAKDVAAFVNAKLEPQHQES; from the coding sequence ATGAGACTACGCAGCTTGATCCTATTACCCTTTATTAAATTATTACTACTGTTGATTGTGGGCTATGTGCTATGGGTACTAATTGCCTACCGCGATATTCCTGTCGGAGAACTCGAACAACGTTACGGCGGCGATAACCTTCAACGCGTGATGGTCGACGGCGTCAACCTGCGTTATAAAGTAGAAGGCAAAGGCCCTGTATTAGTGCTGCTCCATTCCCACTACTACACCATGCGTCAATGGCAACCTTGGGTCGATGAACTCAGCGATCGCTTCACTTTAGTGCGCTTTGATCTCACCAGCCACGGTTTAACGGGGCCAGATCCGAGCGGCGATTATTCCCGTGAACGTGGCACCGCACTGTTAAAGGGGCTGCTCGATCATCTCAATATTCATCAGGCCAGCATTGTCGGCTCCTCAACTGGTGCGGGTATCGCCTACACTTTTGCCGCTAAGTATCCAGAGCGAACCCAAAGCCTAGTGCTTATCAATGCACCAGGCATGCCCAAGACCTCAAATAAATACATGGATAAAACCCTACCGAGTTGGGGCAGCTTTATTTTTTACCTGCTACCGCAGAGGCTATTTAACGCTTTCCTTAAGGCACCCATTATCGACGACAGCCTAGTGACACCGGAATCGGTTACCGAGTTCTTCGACATGTACCGCCGCGAGGGCAATCGCAGTGCCGAATATGCGCGCATGCGAGCCTACGAAAAGGGAGATGTTTCTTCGCTGCTCGCCAAAATTACCGCCCCCGTGCTGGTAATGTGGGGCGCGAAGAATCCGCAGTTACCCTTAGAACATGTTGAGCAGTTCAAGCAAAAACTTAACAAGAGTAAGGCAGTTGAGAGCATTGTCTATCCCGATGTAGGGCATGTTATCCCGCTCGAAATACCCTATCAGTCAGCCAAAGATGTGGCTGCATTCGTCAACGCCAAGCTTGAGCCTCAACATCAGGAATCATGA